The sequence TGAATGTCGTACTCCCCCAGTTCCGTGGTCCATTTCACCAGCCTTCCCGAGATATCGGCATGAGTCATTATCTTCCCGAGAGGGCTGTTAGTGAGGACCATAATGGGGTGAGAAAGGAAGTATGGCCTTAGTCTTCGAGCTGTTGTGACCAAAGCTAGAGCAAGTTTCTCTACCACTGTATACCTGAGCTCTGCCCCTTTGAGCGCATGAGAGATGTAATATACGGGACTCTGTTCCGTACCTCTTTGCCTGATTAAAACTGAGCTTACAGCCGTTTCCGTGGCCGAGAGATAAACATACAGTTGTTCTCCTGGAGCTGGTTTGGCAAGTATGGGGAGCTCAGCCAAGTACTTCTTTAAATCATCGAAGGCCTTTACACATTCTTCATCCCACTCAAACTTCTTAGCTTTCCTGAGAATACGGAAGAAAGGCAGACTTCGATGTGCTGCTCTTGAAATGAATCTCGACAAAGCTGTGATTCTCCCGGCAAGCTTCTGAACCTCCCGGAGATTCCCGGGAGGCAACATAGATTGAATGGCCTTCACTTTCTCGGGGTTGGCTTCAATTCCTCTTTCTGTTACCATATATCCCAGAAACTTTCCGCTCTTGACCCCAAAGGTGCACTTCTGGGGGTTCAGCTTCAGCCCATAGGTTCTTAGGGTGGCAAAGGTCTCATAGAGATCTTTTATGAGGTCGGTGGAACCCTTGGATTTTACTAgaatatcatccacatagatcTCCACATTTCTTCCAACCTGAGCTGAAAAAACCTTGTCCATGAGCCTTTGATAAGTGGCTCCTGCATTTTTTAATCCGAAAGGCATTACCACATAACAGAATGTCCCTTCGGAGGTGATGAAGCTTACTTTATCCTGGTCTTCCTCCGCTAATGGTATCTGATGGTATCCCTGATAAGAATCCATTAGACACAAGTATTGATGACCTGCAGTGTAGTCGACCAGTTGGTCGATCCTCGGTAAAGGATAACAATCTTTCGGGCAAGCTTTGTTAAGATCTCTGAAGTCGACACACATCCTCCATTTTCCAGAGCTCTTAGGGACCAGGACAACATTTGACAACCATGTTGGGAAAAAGACCTCCCGTATGTGTCCTGCTCTAAGAAGCTCGCCCACCTGCTCCTTTATTATCTTGTCTTTTTCGGGGCCGAAGTGCCTCTTCTTCTGTTTAACTGGTCGAGCTTCAGGAAGTATATTAAGACGGTGCTCCATGATTGCCGGGCTGACCCCTTGAAGCTCTTGAGGAGACCAGGCGAACACGTCTGGATTAGCCTTTAAACAAGCCAACAAATCATTCTTAGTTTCAGGATCCAGGTCGGCCGCCAACCTTACGTGCTGCTGAGATCCTATTTCCACCATCTCTGGTTCTTCCTCTGATATGAGTTGAGCCTCCTTTCTGGAGATCATTCTTTTTTGAGTTTCAATCATCCCTACCTCAGTTCGGGACCTCTTCAATTTAACCTTTACCTCATCCACATAGCAGCGGCGTGAGGACTTCTGAGCTCCACATACAACTCCCACATGGCTCCCCGAAGGATATTTTACCTTTTGATGATAAGTAGAACTCACAGCTCGGAAGTCAGCCAGGGCCGGTCGACCCCATATCCTGTTGTACGAAGAAGGGGCATCTACCACAGTAAAACAACTCATCTTCGTGATGCGATGTGCTCCAGTTCCCAAAGACAAGGGAAGCATGATTTGTCCAATGGTTTGGACTGCGTGCCCCGTGAAGCCAAATAAAGGCGTAGAGATGGGGTCATACTCGAACCCTTCCACTTTCATTTGATCAAGGGTCTTTTTGAAAAGAATGTTCACTGAGCTTCCGGTGTCCACAAAGATTCTCGCCACATCATAATTGGCGACCGTGAGAGTTACTAGCAAGGCATCGTTATGGGGTGCCATAATACCTTTCAGGTCCTCGGGCCCGAAGCTGATGGTGGGATCGGATTTGGGAGCTATGTCTATTCCCAGGCTCTCCAATCTCCTACCGTGGGCTTTCCGAGCCCTTCCTGAATCACCATCGGTTGCACTACCAGATATCATGTGTATTATACCTCGGGTCGGGTCATTGGCTATTTGTTCGACTTGAGGTCCCTGTTGCTGCTGAGGGCCTGCTCGGCCCCCTTGGTTGGGTCGGTCCTCTCTGGGTGGTCTCTGATTTACCCAGGGGGGTCCTCGACTTCTCCTGTCCTCTCGGTACCTTCCTTCTGATCGGGCTAATAAGTTCTTCATGTGAGGATCCCTCTGCATGATCCTCTGCACCTCTTCTCCCAGTCTCTGGCAGTCATTGGTAATGTGACCGTATTCTTGATGGAATTCACAGAACTTATCCGAGGGAGGTAATCGTGGCCCTTTTTCGGCTTGTTTTGGGCCTTCTAACTTCCTCCTCTCTTCACAGATTGCCATGGCTCTTTCCAAACTCATAGCCAATGGGGCATAAGGGAAAGGTCCCGGAACTCGGCCTCGTTCATCTGATCTTTCCGCAGGCCTCTTCCTGCTCGGCTCAACTTTTTCCTTTCCCTTGTCTCTGCCTCCCGGCCTGCCGTCCGTACGTTTTTGTCTCTGTGCATCCTCAAGGTTCACATATTTCTCCGCTCGGCTAAGGAGCTCATCATAGCTGTGGGGGGGCTTTTTTACCAAAGAATTAAAGAACTGTCCCCCACGAAGGCCCTGCGTGAAGGCATTTACCAGGGTTTCGGTGGCTGCAGCTGGGACCTCCAAGGCTGCGTCATTAAATCGTTTGATGAAATCCCTCAGTGAGTCCACATCACTTTGCTTCACATTGAACAAGCCCAGGGATGtcttcaaatatcttttgctgGTGGCATATTGGTTCATGAAGACAGTACTAAATTCCCGGAAGCTGGTGATGGAATGCGGTGGCAGCAGATCGAACCACCTCTGAGCCGGTCCCACCAGGGTGGTAAGGAAGACTCGGCATTTCACCCCATCTGAGTATCTGTGGAGCAGGGCAGCATTATTAAACCTCCCCAAATGTTCGTCGGGGTCGGTACTTCCGTCGTAATCTCTAACTGTTGGCTGACGAAAATTGGGCGGGAGGTCCTCGTTCAGTATTTCTGGAGAGAGCGGGCTTTCCCTGTCCAGCATAGGAGGTCGACCTCCCACTTGTCTGCCAAGCCTTCTGATTTCCTCCCACATGGCTTCTAGATGCTccggaggaggaggaggaggattAGGTGGTTGTTGCGTTGGAGGTGATGGGGACCGATTCCGACGGAGGGCCTCACCCACGGATCTGTTAATCAGCTGGGCAAGTTGGTCTAGGGTAAGATCAGCCACTCCTCTCCCTTGACCCCCTACAGGACCTCCTCGCCCGCCCCTAGGACCTGTTCTTAAACCTCTTCGTCCCCACATGTCTTACGTCTTCTCAGTATactttcccacagacggcgccaattgATGTTGCTAAAATCGGTGATGGTAAATGGGAGGTCGGATCTTTGCTTAGAGAGCTAGGATCAAACCTTGGAACAATGGCTGGGAGGTCGGATCTTCAGTGGGGAGCTCGGATTTGACTCGCGAAATCTGGAACCACAAACAAgaacgttagaagggggccggaaGGTGGttccggcgtagcccctccgacgctcaagtcagagaataGAAAATTGAGAGAGTAATGTGTGTGCTAAGAGAATGTGAAtatctgaatgaataaataatgaacgaaacctggtatttataggagaacaaTAGAGTCCTGATTTTGGTAGATTTAGATCCTCAGAATCTTGCAAGATTTGGTTAGATTCTGTGAAAGATTCGGTCATATCTTCTAGTTTTCGTTTATATTTTTGTGGGTTCTTGCTGAGATGTGAAAACGCCGCCTATTTTCCTGGGAGGTCGGCTCGGGAGGTCGGTCAATCATATCCGGTCGACTCGATCGGACTACAAATGAGGTCAGCTCGGGAACTCTTGGGAGCTCGGCCGTGGAGCTCGACATGGGAGATCGGCCATATTTTTTAAGCCTCGCTTATGGGTATTTGGGAGGTCGGCTTGGGTGACCTCCCGGATGAGGTCCCGGCCTGCAGCTGGCTTGGCACGAGTTCCTGGTCACCTGGCCTTCAACTGTCTGGGCCACCGAGAGTAGGCCGAGGCCATCCCCGACCCTGGGGTATCAATATTGTTAAATTATAATAGAATATTTACCACATAATATGCTCACACTGATGTTTTTTCTCCTACCTTTTAATCGACTCACTTTTATCCTATATTTGatttactaattttaaaattcattatatCGCAGATTCTAACACAATCATTTTCCTaatctctgtgtgtgtgtgtgtgtgtacaaaTTTATTAGCGTAAATAGAATGGTTATTTGCGTCGGATATCTTCCAGGTCAGCGGATTATATGGACAGCTCATCGCTACACCAAACATCATCGTTCCGAAGAGAATCAAAGCATATCCATTTTAATGAACACAAATTGGAACAGCGAGATAACAAATTCCACTAGAGAGGCAACCAGTCTCATTAAATTACGTAGTAACACACAGCGCCTAGAGTTCtttaccaaaataaaaaaaaatacaccaaATCAGACAAATATATGCAGTTCAGGTCTGCTGAACACATTATTTTCTTCGTCCTCTAGGACAGGATAGGAAGCAACAAGAGCATCCTGAGCACCGATGTAGAGGGAATTGTAGATTTTCCAGTAAACTTCTCTAACCTTTCTTGCCGGATGAAATAATCCCTGAAGACAATAGTTCAGTACAACCGCTGCCCCAAGCGCCGCCCTCATTCCTTCTATAGCTTCCATGACAGCATTAATAACGTGCGGGGACGTTTCAAAAATGTTGGGCCAGACATAGTTCATCAGGTGGATTAAAGCATCTTCACATCCCAGACCAGCGACTCCCAGGGCCATGTGTTTGACTGCTGATGCGGCGGTTTGCCGATGAACCAAATCTCTGTCCATGAGGGCATCCTCGAGTAATGGAGTCACTGCATATATGTAGTCCTTGCCCATTTCGCCTATGTACTCAAATAAGAAGGATAGAGACTTCAGAACACCATTCTGAACATTGAGCTCCGGCACACGATATTCATTCATCAATGCAGGTAAAACAGTGAATGGTGAGCATGTTTCAGCAACAATTGCTATGGCCACAGTTGTGCACACACGGTTTTGACGTTCCTGCACCTTGAGGTTGTTTAGCAAGGTCGCAAGAACATCTTGTGGCCCAATGGCTTTTGCAATATAACCAAAAGTATTCACAGTTGCTCTACGGATACCCTTCTTGTGAGCTTTGAGCATCTCCAGAAGCTCAAAACAAATCCTCATCCACTCCCTTGCAGGAACAAACTCAGCCCCTCGATCAGCAATTCTTCCAACAAGATCTATACAGTTTTCTTGGACTTTCTCGTGGCGGTTCTTCAAGATTGGAGTTAGACGAGGGAGCAAATCCTTGATCGGCGGTGTCATCTTGGTCATCCCAATAACATTGACGATAGCCTTGAGAGCGCCCAATATCGAACCCAGAACTTCAGGATACTCCTCtcccaaatactcatacaataCAACTCCAAGGTGGCCCATTAATTGTTCTTCTCCACACTGCTTCATAACCACCGCAATCCTGGATATAAGATCCGCTGCCTGCTGTCTCACTTTAGCACTCTTATTGTTAAGCCGCCATTTTATGGTACCACAAATCTGGGGTAGGTATGGCTTCACTTTGTGACCAAGGGTGTTCACAACAGCACCAAAACCATTTAGCATCACGTTAGCATCGTCACTAGTCTGTTCTTGAAACGCATAGAGAATCCCATCAATCAATAGCTCTTCTAAGCGAGCATCGATATCAGATGCTCCCAAGTTTGTCACCACTTTCTCAATTGTCTCCATGACCATCCTTCTATATGGCTCACTTTCATCTTTTAGGTCCTCAACGGTTCTTCCCACTATATCAGCAACACCGACTTTGTTCGCAATCTCGACAGTGGTTTCGACAAGCTGTTTGTAGTTCCTCCTGTCCAATGCCATCCTTCTGACCCAGAAATTACGGAAAAACTCAGGAAGAATGTCATTTCTGATATAATCCGGCTCTACACCCTCAGTACTCACACACTGTTTCACCACTTTCAGCActattttcttcatttcttcatcaGGTGACTGGAACTCGCGGATCAGAATAACCATGACTTCCTTGGTGTAGTAGCTGGCATATATCGCATCCATCAGTGGTATGATAAAACCAATGGCTTTCAAAAAGGCAGCCAAGACTTTCCCACGGTGGGACCTTATACCCTTCCATAGAGGCTTCAAAACTGAGTCAAAGCTTTCGATACCATAAGGGGCTGCAGCCTCAGCAAGCGCAGCCAAAGACAGAGCGGTGATCGTTCGGACTTTCTGATTTTCATCATTAAGACCATGTTCAATGATCTCGACCAGTGATCTCAAGTGTGGAAGAACAGCACAGCCAATTAGAATGGCAATCTGCTGTACTATCTTGATACCTGTGTGACGAGCTTGCCAAGATTTCTTGCTCTGACACACGGCTTTCAAGAATGGCAACAATGCAGGGATCCCAAGAGCAGAGGCAACAACACTAAAAGCTCTTGCAGTGGTGTTCCTAACATACTCATCAATGTTGTCAATATCTGGACGCATTGCAGCAATCATTGTGGCCAACCCAGCTGCCTTGCTAAGATTCGAGATGATTTCTCTACCTTCTACCCGAGCATAATAATCCTCATCAATTAAAAGAGGCTCAATAACCACCAATATTTTGTGCACATACGGACGAACCAACTCGTCTAATTTATAGAGCACCCTATCAATAACTTTAACCAACAAATGTCTCTCCTGATCCTCCAATGTGGGTTGCATGAGCAGCGGTAGAATACGGTTAAAAAGTGGCCCAGCACCAAATTCCCTTGCTTTATCTGTGAGCTGCCTCAATGCAGTTTTCCTCTGTGGAGGAG comes from Primulina huaijiensis isolate GDHJ02 chromosome 2, ASM1229523v2, whole genome shotgun sequence and encodes:
- the LOC140958124 gene encoding uncharacterized protein; amino-acid sequence: MWGRRGLRTGPRGGRGGPVGGQGRGVADLTLDQLAQLINRSVGEALRRNRSPSPPTQQPPNPPPPPPEHLEAMWEEIRRLGRQVGGRPPMLDRESPLSPEILNEDLPPNFRQPTVRDYDGSTDPDEHLGRFNNAALLHRYSDGVKCRVFLTTLVGPAQRWFDLLPPHSITSFREFSTVFMNQYATSKRYLKTSLGLFNVKQSDVDSLRDFIKRFNDAALEVPAAATETLVNAFTQGLRGGQFFNSLVKKPPHSYDELLSRAEKYVNLEDAQRQKRTDGRPGGRDKGKEKVEPSRKRPAERSDERGRVPGPFPYAPLAMSLERAMAICEERRKLEGPKQAEKGPRLPPSDKFCEFHQEYGHITNDCQRLGEEVQRIMQRDPHMKNLLARSEGRYREDRRSRGPPWVNQRPPREDRPNQGGRAGPQQQQGPQVEQIANDPTRGIIHMISGSATDGDSGRARKAHGRRLESLGIDIAPKSDPTISFGPEDLKGIMAPHNDALLVTLTVANYDVARIFVDTGSSVNILFKKTLDQMKVEGFEYDPISTPLFGFTGHAVQTIGQIMLPLSLGTGAHRITKMSCFTVVDAPSSYNRIWGRPALADFRAVSSTYHQKVKYPSGSHVGVVCGAQKSSRRCYVDEVKVKLKRSRTEVGMIETQKRMISRKEAQLISEEEPEMVEIGSQQHVRLAADLDPETKNDLLACLKANPDVFAWSPQELQGVSPAIMEHRLNILPEARPVKQKKRHFGPEKDKIIKEQVGELLRAGHIREVFFPTWLSNVVLVPKSSGKWRMCVDFRDLNKACPKDCYPLPRIDQLVDYTAGHQYLCLMDSYQGYHQIPLAEEDQDKVSFITSEGTFCYVVMPFGLKNAGATYQRLMDKVFSAQVGRNVEIYVDDILVKSKGSTDLIKDLYETFATLRTYGLKLNPQKCTFGVKSGKFLGYMVTERGIEANPEKVKAIQSMLPPGNLREVQKLAGRITALSRFISRAAHRSLPFFRILRKAKKFEWDEECVKAFDDLKKYLAELPILAKPAPGEQLYVYLSATETAVSSVLIRQRGTEQSPVYYISHALKGAELRYTVVEKLALALVTTARRLRPYFLSHPIMVLTNSPLGKIMTHADISGRLVKWTTELGEYDIQYGPRTAIKAQALADFLAETLHVEIEDLWKVYVDGSSTNEGSGVGVLLISPKGDELKLAVRLDFRASNNEAEYEAVLAGLRAARQVGAARVHIFSDSQLVAHQMNGTYGIKNERLMEYVKAVEAAKELFTELVFKQIPREENEGADSLAKMASSLHSWKSRDVVVQVELSPSLYYPSPESEDEDWRSELLDYMKNGVLPKDPKKAYRMKRRSLRFIVVNGDQYKRSLSQPLLKCLGPKQSSYVLREIHEGCCGNHLGSYFLARKALLAGYFWPTMLKDALAIVVSCNSCQRHAKLQHQPAALMKSIVAACPFDQWGIDIVGPFPPAPAQKKFLLVAIDYFSKWVEAEALSKITENEVLKFLWKNIVCRFGVPRKLISDNGRQFQGSRIQAWCKEMKIQQHFTSVAYPQCNGQVEVTNRSLVQSLKTRLGSAKGNWVEELPSVLWSYRTTPKIGTGETPFSLVYGNEAVLPAEIGEETSRVIFYDEQNNERRAADLDFLEEKREAAAIRMEAYKRRIAQSYNKKVIQRSFQVGDLVWKKVQEEKVGKLDPRWEGPFKVVEKLSSGAYYLEDWTGKKLKRPWNAYHLRKYYA
- the LOC140971260 gene encoding uncharacterized protein, with product MDVDTEIQRVKEERQKMEDVAALTSLTFDTDLYNANKYEGYERSIAVNDEDDNLDGAENEIARKMASFTAPKQFLKEPLRTGEDDDNMSGFKQPSKIIDREDDYRRRRLNRIISPARNDPFLDKTPGPEVRTYADVMREEALKRKEEEVKREIAKKKKEEEESKAKEKDADKPKKRNRWDVSQDESAVDKKAKTGSDWDLPDSTPGIGRWDATPTPGRIGDATPSVSRRNRWDETPTPGRLNDSDATPAGGVTPGATPAGMAWDATPKLGGMATPTPKKQRSRWDETPATMGSATPGATPAAAYTPGVTPFGAVDMATPTPNSLMRSAMTPEQYNLLRWEKDIEDRNRPLTDEELDAMFPQEGYKILDPPATYVPIRTPARKLLATPTPMATPLYNIPEENRGQQFDVPKEMPGGLPLMKPEDYQYFGSLLNEDNEEELSPEEQKERKIMKLLLKVKNGTPPQRKTALRQLTDKAREFGAGPLFNRILPLLMQPTLEDQERHLLVKVIDRVLYKLDELVRPYVHKILVVIEPLLIDEDYYARVEGREIISNLSKAAGLATMIAAMRPDIDNIDEYVRNTTARAFSVVASALGIPALLPFLKAVCQSKKSWQARHTGIKIVQQIAILIGCAVLPHLRSLVEIIEHGLNDENQKVRTITALSLAALAEAAAPYGIESFDSVLKPLWKGIRSHRGKVLAAFLKAIGFIIPLMDAIYASYYTKEVMVILIREFQSPDEEMKKIVLKVVKQCVSTEGVEPDYIRNDILPEFFRNFWVRRMALDRRNYKQLVETTVEIANKVGVADIVGRTVEDLKDESEPYRRMVMETIEKVVTNLGASDIDARLEELLIDGILYAFQEQTSDDANVMLNGFGAVVNTLGHKVKPYLPQICGTIKWRLNNKSAKVRQQAADLISRIAVVMKQCGEEQLMGHLGVVLYEYLGEEYPEVLGSILGALKAIVNVIGMTKMTPPIKDLLPRLTPILKNRHEKVQENCIDLVGRIADRGAEFVPAREWMRICFELLEMLKAHKKGIRRATVNTFGYIAKAIGPQDVLATLLNNLKVQERQNRVCTTVAIAIVAETCSPFTVLPALMNEYRVPELNVQNGVLKSLSFLFEYIGEMGKDYIYAVTPLLEDALMDRDLVHRQTAASAVKHMALGVAGLGCEDALIHLMNYVWPNIFETSPHVINAVMEAIEGMRAALGAAVVLNYCLQGLFHPARKVREVYWKIYNSLYIGAQDALVASYPVLEDEENNVFSRPELHIFV